A genomic stretch from Planctomycetota bacterium includes:
- the hrpB gene encoding ATP-dependent helicase HrpB — protein sequence MTPLPIDEHLPRLTAALAAGRDVVLVAEPGAGKTTRVPPALLRADLLTHGHCVMLQPRRVAARLAASRIADENGWRLGDTVGYAVRFEKHLTATTPIRIVTEGVLARTVVADPLLEGIAVVVLDEFHERSLDADLTLAMLKEAQQLRDDLRIVVMSATLDADQVAGYLGEPEVLHVPGRTFPVNINYAGDSPRPIQHRISNKIEPLLQNDTGDVLVFLPGVREIEATLEAIRPIGRRFGYDCLPLHGSLTKEEQDEAVRGDGDRPRVICATNIAETSLTLPRVRVVVDSGQVRRAGFDTSRGVETLTTERISQASAEQRAGRAGRVAEGRCIRLWSAMTHKRLPAFDVPEIRRADVSRAALSVLAWGGDPQTLDWFEPPEPERLDAAMTLLDWLSAVEDGRLTRLGKAMQSIPLPPRPAALLALAPPELASDAALAAALLGEGADLPGSRTATMADLIAAFDARKLNPVVTQMVRRARDVLLWQTKGAARPDPKLALRRRGAHDDAGPPGPDSVAPTSSLEKLLLLAFPDRVCRRRSPETATLVNGGGVTLADSSAVRGDWFLALDARRGSFAKAQQAEARLVSPIEVEWLDELLPRHVVVETIAHWNDQKRAVEAIRRTRFGDLVLHEQQTGRFEDPWDAAKLLLEKCSPDDNAGLNFAYGDTSPDDVFIRLGFLENHLPHHLWPEDQLPGGLPEYEHVENACRLAASLGEPTEAKVRDLVREWVRAEIASSAWREVFEKHVPDALVVPSGSRIKLDWGHTSAEPGYVRGPILAVRIQELFGLAATPRVCGGAVPVTLHLLAPNMRTQQVTDDLASFWRNTYPQVRKDLRARYPKHDWPEDPMTATPRRGAKRRK from the coding sequence GTGACCCCGCTGCCGATCGACGAGCACCTGCCGCGGCTGACAGCCGCGCTTGCCGCGGGGCGGGACGTCGTGCTGGTCGCCGAGCCGGGCGCGGGCAAGACGACGCGCGTCCCGCCGGCGCTGCTTCGGGCGGACCTTTTGACGCACGGTCATTGTGTCATGCTCCAGCCCCGCCGGGTCGCCGCCAGGCTCGCTGCGAGTCGCATCGCCGACGAGAACGGCTGGCGTCTGGGCGACACTGTTGGGTACGCGGTGAGATTCGAGAAACACCTCACGGCCACCACGCCGATCCGCATTGTGACCGAAGGCGTTCTGGCCCGGACCGTAGTGGCCGATCCGCTGCTGGAAGGGATCGCCGTGGTCGTGCTCGACGAGTTCCACGAGCGCAGCCTCGACGCGGATCTCACGCTGGCGATGCTGAAGGAGGCACAGCAACTTCGTGATGATCTTCGGATCGTCGTGATGAGCGCGACCCTCGACGCCGACCAGGTCGCCGGCTATCTCGGCGAGCCGGAGGTGCTCCACGTGCCGGGTCGGACGTTCCCCGTGAACATCAATTATGCCGGCGACAGTCCGCGACCAATCCAGCATCGCATATCAAATAAAATTGAGCCTCTACTACAAAACGATACCGGCGACGTACTCGTCTTCCTTCCGGGCGTTCGCGAAATCGAAGCAACACTAGAGGCCATCCGTCCGATCGGTCGGCGGTTCGGCTACGACTGCCTCCCGCTGCACGGGTCGCTGACGAAGGAGGAGCAGGACGAGGCGGTCCGCGGCGACGGCGATCGGCCGCGGGTGATCTGCGCGACGAACATCGCCGAGACGTCGCTGACGCTGCCGCGCGTGCGGGTGGTCGTCGACTCGGGGCAGGTCCGCCGGGCCGGATTCGACACGTCGCGCGGCGTTGAGACGCTGACGACCGAGCGGATCAGCCAGGCCTCGGCCGAGCAGCGTGCGGGTCGCGCCGGACGCGTGGCCGAGGGCCGGTGCATCAGGCTCTGGTCGGCGATGACGCACAAGCGGCTGCCGGCGTTCGACGTGCCGGAGATTCGGCGGGCCGACGTGTCGCGGGCGGCCCTGTCGGTGCTGGCATGGGGCGGCGACCCGCAGACGCTCGACTGGTTCGAGCCGCCCGAGCCCGAACGCCTGGACGCGGCGATGACCCTGCTCGACTGGCTCAGCGCAGTCGAGGACGGCCGGCTGACCAGGCTCGGTAAGGCGATGCAGTCGATCCCCCTGCCACCCCGCCCGGCCGCCTTGCTGGCTCTGGCCCCGCCGGAGCTGGCGAGCGACGCGGCGCTGGCGGCGGCGCTTCTGGGAGAAGGCGCTGATCTGCCCGGCAGCAGGACCGCGACGATGGCTGATCTCATCGCGGCGTTTGACGCTCGCAAGCTCAACCCGGTCGTCACGCAGATGGTCCGTCGCGCGCGGGACGTGCTGCTGTGGCAGACGAAAGGTGCTGCACGACCGGATCCGAAGCTGGCGCTTCGGCGTCGGGGTGCTCATGACGACGCCGGGCCGCCAGGCCCGGATTCCGTCGCCCCCACCAGTTCCCTCGAAAAACTGCTCCTTCTCGCCTTCCCCGACCGCGTCTGTCGACGGCGCTCTCCTGAAACCGCGACGCTGGTCAACGGTGGCGGCGTGACGCTGGCTGACTCATCGGCCGTGCGCGGCGACTGGTTCCTCGCGCTCGACGCCCGCCGTGGCAGCTTTGCCAAAGCCCAGCAGGCCGAGGCCCGGCTGGTCTCGCCGATCGAGGTCGAGTGGCTCGACGAGCTTCTGCCGCGGCACGTCGTCGTTGAAACGATCGCCCATTGGAATGATCAAAAGCGTGCAGTCGAAGCCATTCGCCGCACACGTTTTGGCGACCTGGTGCTGCATGAGCAGCAAACAGGCAGGTTCGAAGATCCGTGGGACGCGGCAAAGTTGCTCCTCGAAAAGTGCTCACCCGATGATAATGCTGGGCTCAACTTTGCCTACGGCGACACGTCGCCGGACGACGTCTTCATCAGGCTGGGTTTCCTTGAGAACCACCTGCCCCATCACCTCTGGCCCGAAGACCAGCTGCCTGGCGGCCTCCCGGAGTACGAGCACGTGGAGAACGCCTGTCGCCTTGCTGCGTCGCTCGGCGAGCCGACGGAGGCGAAGGTGCGTGATCTGGTGCGCGAGTGGGTACGTGCTGAAATCGCCTCGTCCGCGTGGCGGGAGGTCTTCGAAAAGCACGTGCCCGACGCGCTCGTGGTCCCGTCGGGCAGTCGTATCAAGCTGGACTGGGGCCACACGTCAGCCGAGCCGGGCTACGTGCGCGGCCCAATTCTCGCTGTCCGCATCCAGGAGCTCTTCGGCCTTGCCGCCACGCCGCGGGTTTGCGGCGGCGCGGTGCCGGTGACGCTGCATCTGCTCGCCCCCAACATGCGGACTCAGCAGGTGACCGATGACCTCGCCAGCTTTTGGAGAAACACCTACCCGCAGGTCCGCAAAGACCTCCGCGCGCGGTATCCCAAACACGATTGGCCCGAGGACCCGATGACGGCGACCCCACGGCGTGGGGCCAAACGACGCAAGTAG
- the dnaN gene encoding DNA polymerase III subunit beta, which yields MKVICNRGALLEALGVVGQAVPARTPKPVLTCVRLQATDDALVLSATDLEIAVRFTNTQVQVEQTGEALLPADKLRDIVRESVDDTLSVELKGEQAIIKGGDSRFTVYTQAVADFPPVAEFEGEPDVIVTGSVLKGLIHRTSFAAAREGTRYAFNGVLTTVRDGRLVMVATDGRRLAQAVGDAEVKMAVEDPKKAPKSIIPTKALNLVDKLVGDPEEPVKLQIKANQVLVGTKHATLSTTLVEGQFPPFEDVIPKDNDKAMTAACGDFMSAVRRASLLTTEESKGVRMHFTSEGLKLTSRSPEAGEAEVNFACKFDGDDVEIGFNPQFLVDGLKVVQTDEVRFELSGSNRPGLLLGGDDFLYVVMPVNLQ from the coding sequence ATGAAGGTCATCTGCAATCGCGGCGCGCTGCTCGAAGCCCTCGGAGTCGTCGGCCAGGCCGTGCCCGCTCGTACGCCCAAGCCGGTCCTCACGTGTGTCCGCCTCCAAGCCACCGACGATGCTTTGGTGTTGTCGGCTACGGACTTGGAGATCGCCGTGCGTTTTACCAACACGCAGGTCCAGGTCGAGCAGACGGGGGAAGCCCTGCTTCCTGCGGACAAGCTGCGGGACATCGTTCGCGAGAGCGTCGACGACACGCTCTCTGTCGAGCTCAAGGGCGAACAGGCGATCATCAAGGGTGGCGACAGCCGCTTTACCGTTTATACGCAAGCAGTTGCGGACTTCCCGCCCGTCGCCGAGTTCGAGGGCGAGCCGGACGTGATCGTCACGGGCTCGGTGCTGAAGGGCTTGATCCATCGCACCAGCTTCGCGGCAGCGCGGGAGGGCACGCGCTACGCCTTCAACGGCGTGCTCACCACGGTGCGTGACGGCCGGCTGGTCATGGTCGCCACCGACGGCCGCCGACTCGCTCAGGCGGTTGGCGATGCCGAGGTGAAGATGGCGGTCGAGGACCCGAAGAAGGCGCCCAAGTCGATCATCCCGACCAAGGCCCTGAACCTCGTGGACAAGCTGGTGGGCGATCCGGAAGAGCCGGTCAAGCTGCAAATCAAGGCCAATCAAGTGCTTGTTGGCACGAAGCACGCGACGCTCTCGACCACGCTCGTCGAGGGCCAGTTCCCGCCGTTCGAGGACGTCATCCCCAAGGACAACGACAAGGCGATGACGGCCGCGTGCGGCGACTTCATGTCGGCCGTCCGCCGTGCGAGCCTGCTCACCACCGAGGAGAGCAAGGGCGTTCGCATGCACTTCACCAGCGAGGGCCTCAAGCTCACCAGTCGCAGCCCGGAGGCGGGCGAGGCTGAGGTGAACTTCGCGTGCAAGTTCGACGGCGACGACGTGGAGATCGGCTTCAACCCGCAGTTCCTGGTCGACGGCCTGAAGGTCGTCCAGACCGACGAGGTTCGGTTCGAGCTCTCCGGCAGCAACCGGCCGGGCCTGCTGCTGGGTGGCGACGACTTCCTGTACGTGGTGATGCCGGTCAATTTGCAGTGA
- a CDS encoding DciA family protein, with protein sequence MDRDLAELRRLDAAKRNTRVEGESLGMEAVQLFHQQVEKRHTKLGKATEAWARVVPESLQEHACIESLVRGRLTVLVDTAPHLFQLRQLMLAGLEDQLLLACRGAGVRKISLKRGRWYDDAGNDCF encoded by the coding sequence ATGGATCGCGACCTCGCCGAGCTTCGCCGACTCGACGCCGCCAAGCGCAACACCCGTGTCGAGGGCGAATCGCTTGGCATGGAAGCTGTGCAGCTGTTCCATCAGCAGGTCGAGAAGCGGCACACCAAGCTGGGCAAGGCCACCGAGGCGTGGGCGCGTGTCGTGCCCGAGTCGCTGCAGGAGCACGCGTGCATCGAGTCCTTGGTCCGAGGCCGGCTGACGGTGCTGGTCGACACGGCCCCGCACCTGTTCCAGCTGCGGCAGCTGATGCTGGCTGGCCTGGAGGATCAGCTGCTGTTGGCGTGTCGCGGCGCGGGTGTGCGGAAGATCAGCCTGAAGCGCGGCCGGTGGTACGACGACGCGGGAAATGACTGTTTCTAA